Proteins encoded within one genomic window of Eurosta solidaginis isolate ZX-2024a chromosome 1, ASM4086904v1, whole genome shotgun sequence:
- the LOC137238212 gene encoding microtubule-associated protein futsch isoform X1 codes for MVCILHGYYNVHPKMRFSLSPPPSKSASVITSPTNMQSNYKQNNNKDSHASGIGTRSDDDISPGKATSNFSTPLSTKDAEDAASDYNQWLHAMKLVARLPGGMPPEFRRKLWLSLADKYLKSKNVDWIKEEEKCFCEKWREDDEELGIQIVKDLHRTGSNLCTGPAGSINQAKLKRILLGYARYNPEVGYCQGFNMLGALILQVMEKEEVESMKVMIYLVEGVLPPGYFHGSMGGLQADMAVFRELMQTKLPRLAKHLQKLQGPIENAYEPPLTNVFTMQWFLTLFCTCLPMTCVLRVWDLVLIEGSDVLLRTALVLWSLLEERVLSTRTADDFYGKMGSFSSELLNGHLIDSNGLIEKVVQLGPIPDIQRLRDKHLYNITPLRHKQGLQFYYDDEEPAGSDEESRLAVATVWGMPWARRGSQGNTSTNTATTNNNNTFNKQVTENKERLALDISLLKKQYDRLRERQRQAHIILTTACSTACQSATSTTQHPSQSLTVNQLLLGRPAIVTNKGRRIGPPPGAIPPARKPSLPTILHKRTPDRQLRRGETLHWQDTDISKRRRESLTWKEIKADRATLLREGADAMPKSQKLRKRLGKSDSSSYSEESDDYDADVGVGGSSSDTSLCDEDEANSGANSIENSPKRKSKSTRKTRQLAAKLGSLHERSDSDRERQRPKSWAPSSSEIPFMLMTADSPTLSGDDQKSTRSHGEMMKEEEDSTTECDRLGYKSSTATLDWPEARFSYIAGDLASTKSAPVHIETDVIKFPVITSTSQLSPMPDVTAYLNGTHISPLPTPKPFFLDSTNSLGSGEEGEGGKKFAVSDDGVTNQYFERVNSVERPTKLDLFYSLNEEEDGIRRDGGDVVEGKRNNKELEKEEVVSALEKVMSQSYSEKLCAEKNTSEIAAKTEITDKDAHRRMELLMSYSEKSSAAFIAEATTELSTNLRHDKTKNSSEADDLSYAVCSKTKNHEFENAIPAMRDDNIPGEASYEFIENSTKVDEEWKTYTPRSNNVVMRKPNAMSNACRKRRDPRRMTLTRSTTLDIEERFQAFERRLSEETKENMAEKEVKKIIPTTAELEKRLSKLEQQLSSDADERKRFAESSNLSRDLNTPHETTKLIKSLFTEIEQEIPLNTSFNENIALKEPVHPIDRKVNIPDVVPFQETHEPNQFERTHNHILLTTELEERFNAMERQMSSNGSPSKQSMDLRRVERRVSGEEAQTPPNTPSENNNKQELERGQSKGRLSNEIEKEQAAEFEAEEVEKPRLKKLPSTAELEDRFNALERRLSSQKSSPAKTKKEPPDEERGGGETHKKPNPVKSEKESPDEREARSKKTTPDEGGSKEKSAYSKRQEEKAMEVENEEEEIKVVAKDKVSPTEEKERKERQSKRETETGTTKRRAAGEDDTNQETKRNMNQASTENNKTVKKSDTTECEVEENTTMKTKDREREQVSESEVTNSVERRSKVKDEEKSTKKQADDDGAEEKSDRSNKRSPPSTEELEKRFKALEKQMSSTNLESNKNMENAKEPKKAPAGTSKERKSQQEHERGQTKSSKEVEMDTDSNKKKTQSQVATHEPTTNTKTMKSFEEKCKHVNKEPAKQTTIEPHKAEPKFVEVFNDKCKEINKELTKTTGEADEEEGASESKSEQVEAEKTRTSEPPSTEDLEKRFESLKQRMNTKSIVEKGFGTKSKANALVDEERQETQDLRLEAEKIVKRKFSEPPSTEDLESRFEALQRRKSEQRAYEHEKRQTKNKLETRDNIEIEDGKTSKQDEATKGKTRAQVARKERKEEEAEISEDKTTAAHIPAAPPMPSRSPGEPVINVEQHRALIEEFQSKIKIQPNGENVKPSDIKPNRRPTPERQRTLPFDGTSEAHANTAFFRSENYESSWYSQPHIMVRRFSDLPSRADLENRLHFLERQFLMKFYKQRCASDSEVASRKQFMDAKSLSAEYDRPSTSMRAQQQAADDLEKRVLALEKQLSENSLKLLEAVRAKQEQIQVTDETDTAQRLSTDTVDATGRELVRYVGEVEEAGGAMKPINISINIKMLLKKGEIASSETKGTLPTAAELEKRLEVLEQQLKISRTRREGSVDHQSGDRAHELKSDQERAADVPSKEVADASIKEAKEIKKVVKETLNEEYKSIDKAPEKLPKTPTEKVTKNITDEVQKKVVASGNEKEQEVEKNKSKIEASKAEKTLENQQIARSNKEIIENSETAIDEGKNKTSSKKKDDENDSQRKVEISKDEMPEMKQTKHEREITNQVKCDNEDEEKRMVKKDETDTEKQDVSKESTEAYEVKLPKSADTSGTPTQTVIQVGSSDPNKKPLVLLLDNEPKAVKVRRLTRANTEELENLFQALEKQLSERNLIKSEDGKLTHATAKQDALPTEESKALTQLSKEIEDYTKADRTELESTAKNEKGREVLKTPPPPPDDFDWGLDPVKRHLKRKTAHLPSTKELESRFRSLERQIKLLEDVEKIDVEQRLSEIERKIKLQYSLSHEKDLTKFLELCEGKGLDELPDAITAARDKYQPEEARGSRTPTPKQARSPYTSPSRAKEKTPPYISPAHTPRESRSPKRYVSPGRVRIQEDERTTSKSPKKHTSPGRVRYEEPPHIPTTEDLEYRFRALELPRSKSKESLKTKTKKNYTEKSLIHPIEMLLDPSSDEDAIPSTGELEHRMRVLEERKRTTSPAQHRSGSRSPTIEDIKNKKLIESQQPRTPIHNLEKRVVSPTKKELPTADELEARMYALEQDQRFDFKMQKSYEEFNEKLKKVISPSLSFEELKAMKSREQSPRRSGEANRATTPKSALRESASSYDDMVHTRSVSPKSIRFRDEEEDDYMMSMSSRPKSRAESRDTREGRMTLADSCSSLSTASAAAHVSEGVDEFGSRMMRETSPLQRTGSHTGVPLRTNDNINERLDSIKNTIKSIDTLCEEKPYRKERCQRYINSLFSDSIHFASKKTSLEDLSRSESRIHRDYTPSIRVSDHSYRQADYLYGRTVGSADSLRSTSPLRAASPLHHRSNRDIRREISPRRRREEEREEYQSRIDN; via the exons GGTTTCAATATGCTTGGCGCACTTATCTTACAAGTGATGGAAAAGGAAGAAGTCGAATCGATGAAAGTAATGATTTATTTGGTTGAAGGCGTGCTACCACCTGGCTACTTCCACGGCTCTATGGGTGGTCTGCAAGCAGATATGGCTGTATTTCGTGAATTGATGCAAACTAAGCTGCCGCGCTTAGCAAAACATTTGCAAAAGCTACAAGGTCCCATTGAAAATGCTTACGAGCCACCATTGACGAACGTCTTCACCATGCAATGGTTTCTGACATTGTTCTGCACCTGCTTACCCATGACATGTGTGCTGCGTGTATGGGACTTGGTGCTTATCGAAGGTAGTGATGTTTTGCTGCGTACAGCACTGGTATTGTGGAGCCTCCTGGAAGA ACGCGTCTTGAGCACACGCACAGCTGATGATTTCTATGGCAAAATGGGTTCCTTCTCTAGCGAATTGCTTAATGGCCATCTCATCGACTCGAATGGTTTGATTGAAAAAGTGGTGCAACTTGGGCCGATACCCGATATACAACGCTTGCGCGACAAGCATCTCTACAACATTACGCCATTGCGTCACAAGCAGGGATTGCA ATTTTATTACGACGACGAAGAGCCAGCCGGATCGGATGAGGAATCACGTCTAGCCGTCGCTACTGTCTGGGGCATGCCTTGGGCACGTCGTGGCTCTCAGGGTAACACAAGTACCAACACCGCCACCACCAATAACAACAACACATTCAACAAGCAAGTGACCGAAAATAAAGAACGCCTCGCATTAGATATTTCTCTACTGAAGAAGCAGTACGACCGTTTGCGTGAACGTCAACGTCAAGCTCATATAATTTTAACCACCGCCTGCTCTACAGCATGTCAAAGTGCCACTTCAACTACCCAACATCCCAGCCAATCTCTCACGGTCAATCAATTACTTTTAGGACGTCCGGCTATAGTGACAAATAAAGGAAGACGAATCGGTCCACCGCCTGGTGCAATACCACCTGCACGTAAACCTTCGTTACCCACGATTCTGCATAAACGAACACCAGATCGCCAATTGCGTCGCGGTGAAACCTTACATTGGCAGGATACAGACATAAGCAAGCGACGTAGAGAGAGTCTAACATGGAAAGAGATTAAAGCAGATCGTGCTACATTATTGCGTGAGGGTGCTGACGCTATGCCGAAATCGCAAAAGCTACGCAAACGTCTTGGTAAGAGTGATTCGTCATCGTACAGTGAAGAGAGTGATGACTATGATGCAGATGTTGGTGTCGGTGGTTCAAGTTCGGATACCAGTCTGTGTGATGAAGACGAAGCAAATTCAGGTGCCAATTCGATTGAAAATAGCCCTAAGCGTAAATCGAAATCGACACGCAAAACGAGACAACTCGCGGCGAAGCTCGGCAGCTTACACGAACGCAGCGATAGCGACAGAGAACGTCAACGTCCTAAATCATGGGCGCCATCATccagtgaaatacctttcatgcTGATGACTGCAGATTCACCCACGCTGAGTGGTGATGACCAAAAATCGACGCGTTCGCACGGGGAAATGATGAAAGAGGAAGAAGACAGCACAACCGAATGCGATCGATTAGGTTATAAAAGCAGCACAGCTACGCTTGATTGGCCGGAAGCGCGGTTCTCATATATCGCTGGAGATCTTGCATCTACCAAGTCGGCGCCAGTGCATATCGAAACGGATGTGATAAAGTTTCCCGTGATAACAAGTACAAGCCAACTTTCGCCTATGCCCGATGTAACGGCCTATCTCAATGGTACGCATATAAGTCCATTGCCAACACCAAAGCCTTTCTTTTTGGACTCGACAAATTCGCTGGGTAGCGGTGAAGAGGGCGAAGGtggaaaaaaatttgccgtgaGCGATGATGGTGTGACAAACCAATATTTTGAGCGTGTCAATAGTGTAGAAAGACCAACAAAGTTAGATTTGTTTTATTCGCTCAACGAAGAAGAAGATGGGATAAGAAGAGATGGAGGTGACGTAGTAGAAGGTAAACGTAACAATAAAGAATTGGAGAAGGAAGAGGTGGTGTCTGCGCTCGAAAAAGTTATGAGTCAGTCCTACAGTGAAAAACTTTGCGCAGAGAAGAATACAAGCGAAATTGCGGCTAAAACCGAAATAACTGATAAAGACGCTCATAGACGCATGGAATTGTTAATGAGCTATTCGGAAAAGTCCTCGGCGGCCTTCATAGCCGAAGCGACAACTGAACTCTCCACAAATCTAAGACATGATAAGACTAAAAACTCTAGTGAGGCAGACGATCTTTCATATGCAGTATGCAGTAAAACGAAAAATCACGAATTTGAAAACGCCATACCCGCGATGAGAGATGATAATATTCCCGGAGAAGCATCTTACGAATTTATCGAAAACTCTACAAAGGTTGACGAAGAATGGAAAACGTACACACCACGCTCAAATAATGTGGTTATGCGGAAACCGAACGCAATGAGTAACGCTTGCCGCAAACGCCGCGATCCTAGACGCATGACGCTGACACGATCCACAACCTTGGATATCGAAGAACGCTTTCAAGCGTTTGAACGACGCTTGAGTGAGGAAACGAAGGAGAACATGGCTGAGAAGGAAGTTAAGAAAATAATACCAACAACTGCAGAACTTGAGAAGCGTCTCAGCAAACTGGAGCAGCAATTAAGTAGTGATGCGGATGAACGTAAAAGGTTTGCTGAAAGTAGTAATCTTAGTAGAGATTTAAATACACCACACGAAACAACCAAACTAATTAAGAGCCTATTTACAGAAATAGAACAAGAAATCCCATTAAATACAAGTTTCAATGAGAATATAGCTTTAAAAGAGCCCGTACACCCAATAGATAGGAAAGTTAACATACCCGATGTCGTACCTTTTCAAGAAACACATGAGCCTAATCAATTTGAACGCACTCATAATCACATACTGTTAACTACAGAGCTGGAGGAACGCTTCAATGCGATGGAAAGGCAAATGAGCTCTAACGGTTCGCCGAGCAAGCAATCAATGGACTTGCGTCGAGTTGAAAGACGGGTGAGCGGAGAAGAAGCGCAAACACCGCCGAATACGCCAAGCGAGAATAATAATAAACAAGAATTAGAGAGAGGTCAGAGCAAGGGGCGACTTAGTAATGAAATAGAAAAGGAACAAGCAGCGGAGTTCGAAGCTGAGGAGGTAGAGAAACCACGGCTAAAAAAATTGCCATCCACTGCCGAATTAGAAGATCGGTTCAATGCGCTTGAACGTAGGTTGAGTTCGCAGAAGTCAAGTCCGGCGAAGACAAAGAAGGAACCACCCGATGAAGAGAGGGGTGGAGGAGAAACACACAAGAAACCAAATCCGGTCAAGTCAGAAAAAGAGTCACCTGACGAGAGAGAGGCGCGTAGCAAAAAAACGACGCCTGATGAAGGTGGGAGCAAAGAGAAGAGTGCTTACTCCAAAAGGCAGGAAGAAAAAGCAATGGAAGTGGAAAACGAAGAAGAAGAAATTAAAGTGGTGGCTAAAGATAAAGTTTCACCAACAGAAGAGAAAGAGCGAAAAGAAAGGCAAAGCAAGAGAGAGACAGAAACCGGCACTACTAAGAGACGAGCAGCAGGCGAAGATGACACTAACCAAGAGAccaaaagaaatatgaatcaagcaagcacagaaaataataagaCGGTGAAGAAATCAGACACTACAGAATGCGAAGTTGAAGAGAACACCACAATGAAAACTAAAGACAGAGAAAGAGAGCAAGTGAGTGAAAGTGAAGTTACAAACAGCGTAGAAAGAAGAAGTAAAGTTAAAGATGAagaaaaaagcacaaaaaaacaGGCCGACGACGACGGAGCAGAAGAAAAGAGCGATCGGTCCAACAAAAGATCCCCACCCAGTACCGAGGAACTTGAGAAACGCTTTAAGGCGCTAGAAAAACAAATGAGCAGTACAAATCTAGAAAGCAACAAAAACATGGAAAATGCAAAAGAACCTAAAAAGGCGCCGGCAGGAACTAGCAAAGAAAGGAAGAGTCAACAAGAGCATGAAAGAGGACAAACAAAGTCTAGCAAAGAAGTTGAGATGGATACAGACTCTAACAAAAAGAAAACGCAAAGCCAAGTTGCAACGCATGAACCGACAACCAACACCAAGACCATGaaaagttttgaagaaaaatgCAAACATGTAAATAAAGAACCCGCCAAGCAAACCACAATTGAACCACATAAAGCGGAACCCAAATTCGTGGAGGTTTTCAATGACAAATGCAAAGAAATTAATAAAGAGCTAACAAAAACTACAGGAGAGGCCGATGAGGAGGAAGGTGCCTCTGAGAGCAAAAGTGAGCAAGTGGAAGCTGAGAAAACACGCACCTCAGAACCGCCATCTACAGAAGATTTGGAAAAACGTTTTGAATCTTTAAAACAGCGCATGAACACTAAGTCTATAGTCGAAAAGGGATTTGGGACAAAAAGTAAAGCCAATGCCTTGGTTGATGAAGAGAGGCAGGAAACGCAAGACCTACGGCTCGAAGCTGAAAAAatagtaaaaagaaaattttccgaACCACCAAGCACTGAGGACTTAGAAAGCCGTTTTGAAGCGTTACAACGTCGAAAGAGCGAGCAGAGAGCATATGAGCACGAGAAGcgacaaacaaaaaataagttaGAGACACGcgataacatagaaattgaagatgggaaaacaagcaaACAAGACGaagcaacaaaaggaaaaacacGTGCTCAAGTTGcaagaaaggagagaaaagaagaagaagcagaaataAGCGAAGATAAAACAACTGCCGCACACATACCAGCAGCACCACCTATGCCAAGCCGATCACCAGGCGAACCCGTAATCAATGTCGAGCAACATCGAGCGCTCATCGAAGAATTCCAAAGCAAAATCAAGATACAACCCAATGGTGAAAATGTCAAACCGAGTGATATAAAACCAAATCGTCGCCCAACACCCGAACGTCAACGCACTTTGCCATTCGATGGAACCTCGGAAGCACATGCAAACACCGCTTTCTTTAGATCGGAAAATTACGAATCCTCCTGGTATAGTCAACCACACATAATGGTTCGTCGTTTTTCCGATTTACCATCAAGAGCTGATCTTGAGAACCGCTTACATTTTTTGGAAAGGCAATTCCTAATGAAATTCTACAAGCAGCGCTGTGCAAGTGATTCCGAAGTGGCATCGAGAAAACAATTTATGGACGCGAAGAGTCTATCGGCCGAATATGACAGACCGAGTACATCAATGCGTGCTCAACAACAAGCAGCAGATGATTTGGAGAAACGGGTGTTGGCATTAGAAAAGCAACTCAGTGAAAATAGCCTCAAATTGTTGGAGGCCGTGCGTGCTAAGCAAGAGCAGATACAGGTGACGGATGAGACAGACACAGCACAACGTCTAAGCACGGATACTGTTGATGCAACAGGTAGAGAACTTGTACGGTATGTAGGCGAAGTTGAAGAGGCTGGCGGGGCTATGAAACCAATTAATATTAgtattaatattaaaatgttgCTAAAGAAGGGTGAGATTGCAAGCAGCGAAACGAAGGGGACACTTCCAACCGCAGCAGAGTTGGAGAAGCGCCTAGAGGTGTTGGAACAGCAGCTAAAAATATCGAGAACACGGCGAGAAGGGAGTGTGGATCACCAAAGTGGGGATAGAGCACATGAATTGAAAAGTGATCAAGAGAGAGCGGCAGATGTGCCTTCAAAGGAAGTAGCTGACGCCAGTATAAAAGAAGCGAAGGAAATTAAAAAGGTTGTAAAAGAAACGCTGAACGAAGAATACAAAAGTATCGACAAAGCGCCGGAAAAACTCCCAAAAACAcctacagaaaaagtcacgaaaaataTTACAGATGAGGTTCAAAAAAAGGTCGTAGCAAGTGGCAATGAGAAAGAGCAAGAGgtcgaaaaaaataaaagtaaaatagaaGCTTCTAAGGCTGAGAAGACACTAGAGAATCAACAAATCGCGCGTTCAAATAAGGAAATCATCGAAAATAGCGAAACTGCTATAGATGAAGGGAAAAACAAAACAAGCTCTAAGAAGAAAGATGATGAGAACGACAGTCAGAGGAAAGTGGAGATATCAAAAGACGAAATGCCCGAAATGAAGCAGACTAAACATGAGCGTGAAATAACAAATCAAGTTAAATGCGACAACGAAGATGAAGAAAAGAGGATGGTGAAGAAGGATGAGACAGATACAGAAAAGCAGGATGTTAGCAAAGAGTCAACAGAAGCGTACGAAGTCAAATTACCAAAAAGTGCTGACACATCAGGTACGCCCACACAAACTGTCATACAAGTTGGTTCGTCTGATCCCAACAAGAAACCTCTTGTCTTACTGCTCGATAACGAGCCAAAAGCCGTTAAAGTACGACGGCTAACACGCGCCAACACGGAAGAACTAGAGAACCTCTTCCAAGCGCTAGAAAAACAGTTGAGTGAGCGCAATCTTATCAAATCTGAAGATGGCAAGCTAACGCACGCAACCGCAAAACAGGATGCGCTACCAACAGAAGAGTCCAAAGCGCTAACACAGCTCTCAAAAGAGATAGAAGACTACACCAAAGCAGATCGGACCGAACTTGAGAGCACAGCGAAAAATGAAAAGGGAAGGGAAGTATTGAAAACTCCACCACCACCGCCCGATGATTTCGATTGGGGTCTAGACCCAGTTAAGAGGCATTTGAAACGAAAAACTGCTCACTTGCCATCAACCAAAGAATTGGAGTCACGATTTAGATCGCTTGAAAGACAAATCAAATTACTTGAGGATGTAGAGAAAATCGACGTGGAACAGCGTTTGAGTGAAATTGAGCGCAAAATCAAATTGCAATATTCGCTATCGCATGAAAAAGATCTTACCAAATTTTTAGAATTATGTGAAGGCAAAGGTTTGGATGAGTTACCCGATGCTATAACAGCTGCGCGTGATAAATACCAGCCGGAAGAGGCACGCGGCTCAAGAACGCCCACGCCAAAACAAGCTAGATCGCCATATACTTCGCCGTCGCGTGCTAAAGAGAAAACTCCGCCTTACATATCACCAGCACATACACCACGCGAATCGCGCAGCCCCAAGCGGTATGTATCGCCTGGACGTGTACGCATACAGGAGGATGAACGTACAACATCCAAAAGCCCCAAAAAGCATACCTCACCAGGTCGTGTTCGCTATGAGGAGCCACCACACATACCAACAACTGAAGATCTTGAGTATCGGTTTCGTGCTTTGGAGTTGCCTAGATCCAAATCAAAAGAGTCTCTCAAgacaaaaactaaaaagaattatACAGAAAAATCACTCATACATCCCATAGAAATGTTGCTCGATCCCAGCTCTGATGAGGATGCCATACCTTCCACAGGTGAGTTGGAGCATAGGATGCGCGTTCTGGAAGAGAGGAAGCGAACAACGTCACCAGCTCAGCACCGTTCAGGCTCACGTTCGCCTACAATTGaagacataaaaaataaaaaattaattgaaagtcAACAACCGCGTACACCCATACACAACTTGGAGAAAAGGGTCGTTTCGCCTACCAAAAAGGAGTTACCAACAGCTGATGAGCTTGAGGCACGTATGTATGCTTTAGAGCAGGACCAACGCTTCGACTTTAAAATGCAGAAGTCATATGAAGAGTTCAATGAAAAGCTCAAAAAGGTAATATCACCATCACTCTCCTTTGAAGAGTTGAAAGCAATGAAATCACGCGAGCAAAGCCCCAGACGCAGTGGCGAGGCAAATCGTGCTACTACACCCAAATCAGCTTTACGCGAATCTGCTAGTAGCTATGATGATATGGTACACACTCGCTCGGTTAGTCCAAAATCGATCAGGTTTCGCGATGAAGAGGAGGATGATTATATGATGAGCATGTCATCGAGACCTAAATCGCGTGCGGAATCACGTGACACACGTGAAGGACGAATG ACTCTTGCAGATTCATGTAGCAGTTTGAGTACCGCAAGTGCAGCAGCGCATGTGTCGGAAGGGGTCGATGAGTTTGGCAGCCGTATGATGAGG GAGACATCACCTCTACAACGCACTGGCAGTCACACAGGCGTACCTCTTCGAACCAACGACAATATCAACGAACGCTTGGATTCCATTAAAAATACAATCAAATCTATTGACACGCTCTGCGAAGAGAAGCCATATCGCAAAGAGCGTTGCCAACGCTATATCAACTCCTTATTTTCTGACTCCATACACTTTGCCAGCAAGAAGACCTCCTTAGAAGATCTTTCGCGTTCGGAGAGTCGTATACATCGTGATTATACGCCATCCATACGCGTCTCCGATCATAGCTACAGACAAGCCGATTATTTATACGGCCGCACCGTAGGCTCAGCGGATTCGTTACGTTCGACGAGCCCATTACGTGCTGCCAGTCCATTACATCATCGTTCAAATCGTGATATACGACGTGAAATTTCACCACGACGCCGACGCGAAGAAGAACGTGAAGAATATCAAAGTAGG ATAGACAACTAG